The region TGGCATATGAATACATCCTGGTGGAATCCCGTGATGCGGTAGGTCTGGTGACGCTGAACCGGCCGGCGGCGCTGAATGCGCTTTGCGCCGGGCTGATCGCGGAACTGGGCCAGGCGCTCGACGCGCTGGAAGCCGACAAGTCAATCGGCGCCATTGTCCTGACCGGATCGGACAAGGCGTTCGCCGCCGGCGCCGACATCGGCGAAATGGCCGGAAAGTCGTACATGGACGTGTATGGGGAGGATTTCATTACCGTCGGCTGGGAACGGGTGGCGCAATGCCGCAAGCCGATCGTCGCGGCGGTCGCCGGCTATGCGCTGGGCGGCGGATGCGAAGTGGCGATGATGTGCGACTTCATCATCGCCGCCGATACCGCGCGCTTCGGCCAGCCGGAAATCACGCTTGGCACGATTCCCGGGGCGGGCGGCACGCAGCGGCTGACGCGATTCATCGGCAAGTCCAAGGCTATGGACATGTGCCTGACCGGCCGGATGATGGATGCGGCGGAAGCCGAACGCTGCGGCCTGGTCAGCCGGATCGTTCCGGCCGACGAACTGATCGCGGATGCGCTGAAGACGGCGGCGAAAATCGCCCGCATGTCGCAGCCCGTCGCGATGATGGTGAAAGAATCCGTCAACAGGGCCTTCGAGACGACCCTGTCGGAGGGAATCCGATTCGAACGGCGGATATTCCATTCGACATTCGCGACCGAGGACCAGAAGGAAGGCATGCGCGCATTTGTCGAAAAGCGCAAACCGGCGTTCCGGAACCGGTAGGGCGCTGTTGCCGCGAATCGAGGTTGACGCGGCGCTGGAGCACCGATATAAGCCGCTTTCTTGAATTTACCAATGACTGTACAGGATACCTTATGGCGAATCATAAGTCGGCCAAGAAGCGCATTCGTCAGATCGCGCGGCGCACCGCCGTGAACCGTGACCGGCGCGGCCGGATCCGGACGTATGTCCGCAAGGTTGAAGCGGCAATTGCAAGCGGCGACAAGGGATTGGCCGAACAGGCGATCCGCGTTGCCATGCCGGAAATGCAGCGCGGCGCGCAGCAGGGACTGACCCATCGGAACACGGTGGCACGGAAAATTTCCCGCCTTGCGAAACGAATCGAAGCGCTATAATTCATTGTCGATATTCCGGCTTTTTTGAGCCGCGCCCCACGGGCGCGGCTCTTTTAATTTGTGGTAAAAAATAGCGAAATTTTTACGTCAGGAAGATTCAAAGGCTTAGCCGGATTCGCGTCGCGATTTACCGTTTTATTTCGATGTTTGCGTTTGGTTCTCGTTGCAACCCGAAAATAGCATAGGTAGATTGGCACGGTGGCAGTAAGCTTGATGGGATTTGCCTCAAGCATAAAACAAGAACCGGCGACGGCAATAAAAGAGTTAAGGTGCAGGGGTCAGAATAAAGATAGTAAAATTAGATGTTAATACTGTCTATTTTTATCCCAACGTTAAAATATGTCTTTAAACCTGGATGAGCTTAGGCTTTTTTAGGTGTAAAGAATTTTAGTTCCGCTTCCTTACTCACCGTTTTATTGGTTTTCCGAACGCTGTCTGAATCCTGGATCGGAATATTCCGACATCCGGGGGTGGGATGATTTTGTCTGCCGTGAGCCTCTCGTCGGGTACGGCTTTGCTTTATGGGGTGGCGTTGACGTTGACAGACGAAAACCGTTCTACCGAACAGCCAGCATCTTACTGGACACGGTTGCGATCCCGGCTTCGGGCGGAGTTTGGCGAGGCGGCCTACCGCAGCTGGCTGAAGCCGGCGTCATTCGAACTGTCCGCCGAGGACACGATCCGCATTCTTGCGCCGACCCGGTTCATGCGCGACTGGATCGAAACCCAGTATGGCGACAGGCTCCTGAGACTGTGGTCGGAAGAGAATCCGATGATCGTCAGGCTGGAAATTGTCCATGACGGCGCAATGCCGGAGCAAGTCGCGACGGTGCCCGCGGTTGTCGCGGCGCCGTCCGGCGACCGCGCCCATAACGATATCGGCGCGCCGCTGGACCCGCGGTTCCGCTTCGACAATTTTGTCGTCGGCAAGCCGAACGAACTGGCCTTTGCCGCTGCGCGGCGCGTTGCGGAGGCGGAATCCGTTCCGTTCAATCCACTGTTCCTTTACGGCGGCGTGGGGCTCGGAAAGACCCATCTTATGCATGCGATCGCATCGCATATCCGCAGGACGACGCCGGAACGGCGGGTAATCTACCTGTCGGCGGAAAAGTTCATGTACCAGTTCATCCGGGCGATGCGGTTCAAGGACACAATGGCCTTCAAGGAGCAGTTCCGTTCGGTCGACGTCCTGATGATCGACGACG is a window of Alphaproteobacteria bacterium DNA encoding:
- a CDS encoding enoyl-CoA hydratase, which gives rise to MAYEYILVESRDAVGLVTLNRPAALNALCAGLIAELGQALDALEADKSIGAIVLTGSDKAFAAGADIGEMAGKSYMDVYGEDFITVGWERVAQCRKPIVAAVAGYALGGGCEVAMMCDFIIAADTARFGQPEITLGTIPGAGGTQRLTRFIGKSKAMDMCLTGRMMDAAEAERCGLVSRIVPADELIADALKTAAKIARMSQPVAMMVKESVNRAFETTLSEGIRFERRIFHSTFATEDQKEGMRAFVEKRKPAFRNR
- the rpsT gene encoding 30S ribosomal protein S20, which gives rise to MANHKSAKKRIRQIARRTAVNRDRRGRIRTYVRKVEAAIASGDKGLAEQAIRVAMPEMQRGAQQGLTHRNTVARKISRLAKRIEAL